The Cyclopterus lumpus isolate fCycLum1 chromosome 12, fCycLum1.pri, whole genome shotgun sequence genome window below encodes:
- the LOC117740626 gene encoding amyloid-beta A4 precursor protein-binding family A member 1-like — protein MSHKYQGEASREAGEEHKVPPRSRQTNGTSPGEPPIRRSWRPCQMANQDGEPNPHHHHHHQPPHQHHLPTSRGAPRHRRRPPSGQGQSQAQSLGPLPVVAVSRPDGDQSRDTEPLPVQQPRPAVTRYRRHGDPNPRLRGHRQRQPTREMQDSSPGVDEGPAEVQSQQRTSDNPVTDQLQDRRSPHQSPVAVVTPTQLSPGPAAHKMQHHPQHTPPAMVEEHLQEHKVECEEELEEVEEMYKDQEQAEDDGDHRSTTGHSSCSHNDLQTVDDGAEESAESVEEEVEEEAMEDVAEDIAAQGSEITDLCSDTESAASLSMDGPLHSPPPLQSPTPPSSPDVPPFPQLDHFSEDASLSPLPDNDLLPEDEDEDCSESGSLSHFTSCSDSYPKTYADFYTESHQKSYTEPVYESYSEAKSHPNSFPEPLKTSYPELHREPRRHSGWRTESNGVMQESRQEPFTSHRQENVQKGSPSSPSFKGSHYGPRQGRDRGTHHSPLYRSVGCRLHHYDGQSDGEGESADQSPVPKSRRQPPRRAETPAKSPSSGQSSSGEAQEERNVEGLQEEEGTRGSGDAIILAIKDIKEAIEEVKIKTVRSPYTPDKPVEPIWVMRQEVSPTEEVYPLQTTAGHSSPHSPAPSVSESPSRYASVPVREAVSPPRAESSRAHPPQHYHQPQPQHNHHHHQGHHSQQRDAARPLHTYTQPQPPHQHHQRQHQHQPQNQPQQQQQQQLPAQRPRPPVQPQSPTQQLTLQELRRSLPPFPTFVDVPGPCDPEDLIDGIIFAATYLGCTHLLSERTPTKSARMQQAQEAMNRVRAAQKQAKNRKQSPDGEAAATAEVDLFMSTQRIKVLNADTQESLMDLPLRTISYIADIGNMVVLMARGKMVRSRSAQDNLDHTAEQTTMTHDDRRLYRMICHVFESEDAQLIAQSIGQSFSVAYQEFLRANGIDPEDLSQREYSDLLNTQDMYNDDLIHFSKSENCKDVYIEKQKGEILGVVIVESGWGSILPTVIIASMMHAGPAEKSVRLNIGDQIMTINGTSLVGLPLSTCQSIIKGLKSQSRIKLNIVRCPPVTMVLIRRPDLRYQLGFSVQNGIICSLMRGGIAERGGVRVGHRIIEINSQSVVATPHEKIVQILSNAMGEIHMKTMPAAMYRLLTAQEQPVYI, from the exons ATGAGCCACAAGTATCAGGGAGAGGCATCCAGGGAAGCAGGCGAGGAGCACAAGGTGCCTCCGAGGAGCAGGCAGACCAACGGGACGTCACCCGGGGAACCTCCTATACGTCGATCCTGGAGGCCATGTCAGATGGCCAACCAGGATGGGGAACCGaatccccatcatcatcatcaccatcagcCTCCTCACCAACACCACCTACCCACAAGTCGCGGAGCCCCTCGGCATCGCCGGCGGCCTCCATCAGGGCAGGGCCAAAGCCAGGCTCAGAGTCTCGGTCCGCTGCCGGTGGTGGCTGTTTCTCGGCCAGACGGGGACCAGAGTCGAGACACAGAGCCTCTTCCTGTCCAGCAACCCCGCCCTGCAGTCACCCGTTACCGTCGCCATGGTGACCCTAACCCCCGCCTCAGAGGTCACAGACAAAGGCAACCTACCAGAGAGATGCAGGACTCCTCACCTGGCGTGGATGAAGGCCCGGCAGAGGTGCAGTCACAGCAACGCACGTCAGATAATCCTGTAACCGACCAATTGCAGGACAGGAGATCTCCTCACCAGAGTCCTGTTGCAGTTGTCACGCCCACCCAACTCTCACCTGGTCCTGCGGCCCATAAGATGCAACATCACCCCCAACACACTCCTCCTGCTATGGTAGAAGAACACCTCCAGGAGCATAAAGTGGAGTGTGAAGAGGAATTGGAGGAAGTTGAGGAGATGTACAAAGATCAAGAACAGGCGGAGGATGATGGAGACCACCGCTCAACCACAGGGCACTCCAGCTGCAGCCATAACGACTTGCAGACAGTCGATGACGGAGCAGAGGAAAGCGCAGagagtgtggaggaggaggtcgaGGAAGAAGCGATGGAGGATGTAGCGGAGGACATTGCAGCTCAGGGAAGTGAAATCACTGACCTCTGCTCCGACACGGAGAGCGCTGCCTCACTCAGTATGGACGGACCTCTCCACAGCCCGCCGCCACTCCAGTCACCAACTCCTCCTTCGTCCCCAGATGTTCCACCTTTCCCTCAGCTGGACCACTTCAGTGAGGACGCCAGTTTGAGCCCTCTGCCCGACAATGACCTGCTccctgaagatgaagatgaggattGCTCCGAATCGGGCTCGCTgtctcacttcacttcctgctcgGACTCCTACCCTAAAACCTATGCAGACTTTTATACAGAGTCCCACCAAAAATCCTACACCGAGCCCGTTTACGAGTCGTACTCGGAGGCAAAATCCCATCCCAACTCTTTCCCTGAGCCCCTTAAGACCTCCTACCCCGAGTTACACAGAGAACCCCGCAGGCATTCTGGTTGGAGGACTGAGTCTAATGGGGTCATGCAGGAGTCCCGCCAAGAGCCCTTTACCAGCCATAGACAGGAGAATGTACAAAAAGGGTCTCCATCCTCCCCGTCCTTCAAGGGCTCCCATTACGGCCCCAGGCAGGGCAGAGACCGCGGCACCCATCACTCCCCTCTCTACCGCTCAGTCGGCTGCCGGCTGCACCACTACGACGGACAGTCTGACGGCGAGGGGGAAAGCGCCGATCAAAGTCCCGTTCCCAAAAGCCGTAGGCAGCCCCCAAGACGAGCAGAAACCCCGGCCAAGAGCCCCTCGTCTGGGCAGAGCAGCTCGGGGGAGGCCCAGGAGGAGCGGAACGTGGAGGGTCTCCAAGAGGAAGAAGGTACGAGGGGCTCGGGAGACGCCATCATCCTGGCGATTAAAGACATCAAGGAGGCGATTGAGGAGGTGAAGATTAAGACTGTGCGCTCCCCCTACACACCGGACAAGCCCGTGGAGCCCATTTGGGTGATGAGGCAGGAGGTGAGCCCCACAGAGGAGGTGTACCCGCTGCAGACTACAGCTGGCCAT TCTTCTCCACACTCCCCCGCTCCGTCGGTGTCCGAGTCTCCGTCCCGCTATGCATCCGTTCCAGTTCGGGAGGCGGTCAGTCCGCCGAGAGCTGAGTCATCCAGAGCGCATCCCCCTCAGCATTATCACCAACCGCAGCCCCAACacaaccatcaccaccaccagggCCACCACTCACAGCAGAGGGACGCCGCGAGGCCGCTGCACACGTACACGCAGCCCCAACCGCCTCATCAGCATCACCAGCGTCAACATCAGCATCAACCACAGAAtcagccgcagcagcagcagcagcagcagcttccggCTCAGCGGCCGCGACCTCCAGTTCAGCCACAGTCTCCTACACAGCAGCTGACTCTCCAGGAG CTTCGCAGATCTCTTCCTCCGTTCCCAACGTTCGTAGACG TACCGGGACCATGCGACCCCGAAGACCTTATTGACGGCATCATCTTTGCAGCGACCTACCTGGGCTGCACCCACCTGCTGTCCGAGAGGACGCCCACAAAGAGTGCCCGCATGCAGCAGGCACAGGAGgccatgaacagagtccgg GCTGCTCAGAAGCAGGCAAAGAACCGGAAACAG AGCCCCGACGGGGAGGCGGCGGCCACTGCTGAGGTCGATCTGTTTATGTCCACGCAGAGGATCAAAGTCCTCAATGCAGACACTCAG GAGTCTTTAATGGACCTTCCGCTGAGGACGATCTCCTACATCGCGGACATCGGTAACATGGTGGTGCTGATGGCCCGGGGGAAGATGGTGCGCTCCCGCAGCGCACAGGACAACCTGGACCACACAGCCGAGCAAACCACCATGACCCACGATGACAGGCGGCTGTACAGGATGATCTGCCACGTCTTCGAGTCGGAGGAT GCCCAGCTCATCGCTCAGTCCATCGGCCAGTCGTTCAGCGTCGCCTACCAGGAGTTCCTCAGGGCCAACGGCATCGACCCAGAAGACCTGAGCCAGAGGGAGTACAGCGACCTGCTCAACACTCAGGACATGTACAACGACGACCTCATCCACTTCTCCAAGTCAGAGAACTGCAAAGAC GTTTACATTGAGAAGCAGAAAGGAGAGATCCTGGGTGTGGTGATAGTCGAGTCGGGATGGGGGTCCATCCTCCCCACCGTCATCATTGCCAGCATGATGCATGCTGGGCCGGCGGAGAAGTCTGTTCGACTCAACATTGGAGACCAGATCATGACCATCAACGGCACGAGTCTGGTGGGTTTGCCGCTTAGCACCTGCCAGAGCATCATCAAG GGTCTCAAGTCTCAGTCCAGGATCAAGCTGAACATCGTCAGGTGTCCTCCCGTCACCATGGTGCTCATCCGCAGGCCGGACCTCAGATACCAGCTGGGCTTCAGCGTCCAGAATGGCATT ATCTGCAGCCTGATGAGGGGAGGCATCGCGGAGAGAGGAGGCGTCCGCGTCGGCCACCGCATTATCGAGATCAACAGCCAGAGTGTGGTGGCGACGCCTCACGAGAAGATCGTTCAGATTCTGTCGAACGCCATGGGAGAG ATCCACATGAAGACGATGCCTGCGGCCATGTACCGTCTGCTGACAGCCCAGGAGCAACCTGTCTACATCTga